A single window of Helicobacter pylori DNA harbors:
- the hofH gene encoding outer membrane beta-barrel protein HofH, which translates to MKKASQVLFFGALLSSSLQGFEAKLNGFVDQSSTIGFNQHKINKERGIYPMQQFATIAGYLGLGFSLLPKKVSDHVLKGKIGGMVGSIFYDGTKKFEDGSVAYNLFGYYDGFMGGYTNILQTDSLETQNMKHNKNVRNYVFSDAYLEYAYKNYFEIKAGRYLSTMPYKSGQTQGFQVSGQYKHARLTWFSSFGRAFAYGSFLMDWFAARTTYSGGFTKNDKGGYDSHGKKVLYGTHAVQLTYKPHRFLIEGFYYLSPQIFNAPGVKIGWDSNPNFSGTGFRSDTAVIGFFPIYYPWMIVKSNGSPVYKYDTPATQNGQNLIIRQRFDINNYNVSIAFYKVFQNANGWIGNMGNPSGVIMGSNSVYAGFTGTALKRDAATIFLSCGGTHFAKKFTWKFATQYSNSVVSWEARAMISLGYKFNEYLSGSVDLAYYGVHTNKGFKPGENGPVPKNFPALYSDRSALYTALVASF; encoded by the coding sequence ATGAAAAAGGCAAGTCAGGTTTTATTCTTTGGGGCACTTTTAAGCTCTTCGTTACAAGGTTTTGAAGCCAAGCTCAACGGCTTTGTGGATCAATCCAGCACTATCGGTTTTAACCAGCATAAAATCAATAAAGAAAGAGGCATCTACCCTATGCAGCAATTCGCAACGATTGCGGGCTATTTAGGGCTTGGTTTTAGCCTGTTACCCAAAAAGGTTTCAGATCATGTTCTAAAAGGCAAAATAGGGGGCATGGTCGGATCTATTTTCTATGACGGCACGAAGAAGTTTGAAGACGGCTCTGTGGCTTACAACCTCTTTGGTTATTACGATGGGTTTATGGGGGGCTATACAAACATCTTACAAACCGATAGTCTTGAGACACAGAACATGAAACACAACAAAAATGTCCGCAATTATGTCTTTAGCGACGCGTATTTAGAATACGCTTATAAGAATTATTTTGAAATAAAAGCCGGGCGCTATCTCTCCACTATGCCTTATAAAAGCGGTCAAACGCAAGGCTTTCAAGTTTCTGGGCAATACAAGCATGCGCGCTTGACTTGGTTTAGCTCTTTTGGGAGGGCGTTCGCTTATGGTTCGTTTTTAATGGATTGGTTTGCCGCTAGGACCACTTATAGCGGAGGCTTTACCAAAAACGATAAGGGAGGTTATGATAGCCATGGGAAAAAGGTGCTTTATGGCACGCATGCGGTGCAACTCACCTATAAACCTCATCGTTTCCTCATAGAAGGCTTTTATTACCTTTCGCCTCAAATCTTTAACGCTCCGGGCGTTAAGATTGGTTGGGACTCTAACCCTAATTTTAGCGGCACAGGCTTTCGCTCTGATACAGCTGTCATAGGGTTTTTCCCCATTTACTACCCTTGGATGATCGTTAAATCCAATGGAAGCCCAGTCTATAAATACGACACGCCTGCCACTCAAAACGGGCAAAACCTCATTATCCGCCAACGCTTTGACATCAACAATTACAATGTTTCAATCGCTTTTTATAAAGTCTTTCAAAACGCTAATGGTTGGATAGGCAACATGGGGAATCCAAGCGGTGTGATCATGGGGAGTAACAGCGTGTATGCGGGTTTTACAGGCACAGCCCTTAAAAGAGACGCCGCTACCATTTTCCTTTCTTGTGGCGGCACTCATTTTGCCAAAAAATTCACATGGAAATTCGCCACGCAATACTCCAATTCAGTAGTCTCTTGGGAAGCGAGAGCGATGATCTCTTTAGGCTATAAATTCAATGAATATTTGAGCGGTAGCGTGGATCTTGCGTATTATGGCGTGCATACTAACAAAGGCTTTAAACCGGGTGAAAACGGGCCTGTGCCTAAAAACTTCCCCGCTCTTTATTCTGACAGGAGCGCGTTATACACGGCTCTAGTAGCATCTTTTTGA